A single genomic interval of Anopheles marshallii chromosome 2, idAnoMarsDA_429_01, whole genome shotgun sequence harbors:
- the LOC128709479 gene encoding LOW QUALITY PROTEIN: transmembrane protein 26 (The sequence of the model RefSeq protein was modified relative to this genomic sequence to represent the inferred CDS: substituted 1 base at 1 genomic stop codon), protein MAKLLATFKATLTRILFAAHGFIAIWQVTQNKKEPIYWCLCAPIGVLFIEGIFTLAIKKNQEWRWFCPSVFLYLSSIVPAIWLLELDKLDKRTRYQDQMLNETINLAATVGKDLKDLNKMLGVKIQLPDIQLTAEMWVTLIEQFLMLVLIIGRWMLPKGDLTRDQLSQLLLVYIGTAADIIEFFDSFKDAKIANEPVLVLLTLSIWSWSLLQFTIVLSATRARKPRGGGSQPRAGQEGADDASCCNVACCNIDVWGIALNILLQDAPFLTFRLLIIVHYKIITYMNIFFTCKNTLVILLQLYRLYVVNSENRKAAANKRRLKMRGKAEQSATRQQKQRKISKRKVADVGDDEADQQEGRKSKHSRKSRXVSSSSRKDTGYSTASSQTTAEQRRLRKSTVKPPPRPGTESDEDDPLPPPICSDGGADDDRYQSEGERPGGRHGKCEERRSKDTKDRKSSTRHTDAKQSSGRRKHRTSFDSDHSVDGGKDQRKRRNATDTGGGSFEIIHEKTSSGRKKKSKPPPQHHHDRTPPPEGSSSGTSSSSAGSGSSSGSE, encoded by the exons ATGGCCAAGCTGCTAGCAACGTTCAAAGCCACGCTGACGAGGATACTGTTTGCCGCCCACGGGTTCATTGCGATCTGGCAGGtgacccaaaacaaaaaggaacccATCTACTGGTGTCTATGCGCTCCGATCGGAGTGCTTTTTATCGAAGGCATCTTTACGTTGGCGATCAAGAAGAACCAAGAATGGCGCTG GTTCTGCCCATCGGTCTTTCTCTACCTGTCCAGCATCGTGCCCGCCATCTGGCTGCTGGAGCTGGACAAGCTGGACAAGCGGACCCGCTACCAGGACCAGATGCTGAACGAAACCATCAATCTTGCGGCCACGGTCGGGAAGGATCTGAAGGACCTGAACAAGATGCTGGGCGTGAAAATTCAGCTGCCGGACATTCAGCTCACGGCGGAGATGTGGGTCACACTGATCGAGCAGTTTCTCATGCTGGTGCTCATCATCGGCCGTTGGATGCTGCCGAAGGGCGATCTTACCCGGGACCAGCTCAgccagctgctgctggtgtacaTCGGTACGGCGGCGGACATTATCGAGTTTTTTGACTCCTTCAAGGATGCGAAGATAGCGAACGAaccggtgctggtgctgctgacGCTGAGCATTTGGTCCTGGTCGTTGCTGCAGTTCACCATCGTCCTGTCGGCGACGCGCGCCCGTAAGCCCCGGGGTGGCGGGAGTCAACCGCGCGCCGGTCAGGAGGGAGCCGACGATGCGAGCTGCTGCAATGTGGCGTGCTGTAACATCGATGTGTGGGGAATTGCGCTCAACATTCTGCTGCAGGACGCACCATTCCTTACGTTTCGGTTGCTCATCATCGTGCACTACAAAATCATCACCTACATGAACATCTTCTTTACCT GCAAAAACACGCTCGTGATACTGCTGCAACTGTACCGACTGTACGTGGTGAACTCGGAAAACAGGAAAGCAGCGGCCAACAAGCGGCGGCTGAAGATGCGCGGCAAGGCAGAACAATCGGCCACACGGCAGCAGAAGCAACGGAAAATTAGCAAAAG GAAAGTTGCGGATGTTGGCGATGATGAAGCAGACCAGCAGGAAGGACGAAAGTCGAAACATTCGCGGAAAAGTCGGTAAGT GTCGTCCTCGTCCCGCAAGGACACTGGCTACTCGACGGCCAGCAGTCAGACTACGGCCGAGCAGCGGCGTTTGCGGAAGTCGACGGTGAAGCCACCGCCGCGGCCCGGAACCGAGTCGGATGAGGACGATCCGTTGCCACCGCCGATCTGCAGCGATGGCGGTGCGGATGACGATCGCTACCAGTCGGAGGGTGAACGACCGGGGGGGCGTCATGGGAAATGCGAAGAACGTCGGTCAAAGGACACGAAGGACAG GAAATCTTCAACCCGCCACACGGACGCTAAGCAGAGCTCGGGCCGACGAAAGCACCGTACCTCATTTGACAGCGATCACAGCGTGGACGGTGGTAAGGATCAGCGCAAGCGGCGCAACGCCACCGACACGGGCGGCGGTAGCTTCGAGATAATCCACGAAAAAACCTCAAGCGGACGtaagaagaaatcgaaaccGCCACCGCAGCACCACCACGACAGGACACCGCCGCCGGAAGGCTCGTCGTCGGGCACGTCGTCCTCGTCCGCCGGCAGCGGTTCCTCTTCCGGGTCGGAATAA
- the LOC128707536 gene encoding sorting nexin-13-like, producing MEFKYASWIALSAAVSINLFGMFWVTTMVIGLVLFLLGFLTILYLQHSDLDKFLDSGLLENPLDEPKSLGLSIVCDPKPGNLLLISPNIKVQTESNRNAKAPHPSGAGDSSVAGGHGTRRRNFLDAGIELLFKKREPRSSAGEPPAKSNTITDHLMHRGHLHFHQRDHHTILDNSPEGGSLHSTTVPPPTSHRQPSPGEERSRWRPFESIKIHTDKRATSGQTDHELDKHRRKDVGNVSIGEEVSVASTPLSSFKSYLTHPEILLHHHRHDTPPGSPKKKKILSGNKPVDKLIHTILDYVVRDFIDSWYTIVSDNREFSECNIRTSIESLILQICQRVRSVDLLPLMTTRLIDDLAKHTRFYRLATQEVANSANSKKSSGTDQKRIKIHEKLSPQRRSLKVEGHRRNKSETDLTWQLGNAAVQKNVANSRFYNLPVDEQSLIDPDTMLLNAFFGFCEDYRSECMDVEALDDYFKHVSETVLYFVLPEEDFNCLTLRTLLCNLLANSLLKPMFHTLADPDFINLQIAKQFTKDPPAGEFLLKMIRQSTDLSELRACRQLITKEMDAKYKDSNCSAELASLKYTQKLIDLRISHLQNNKNDFGKTERDKASTNLPQLSLDDILRKELAVFYYLDYLSVLNLQKYVIFYLTAQEWKLSTSQCYSEMQVNKSKLSREELLRSIREKASNLYQEYLQPSSPNYLNIDPGLIEALNFRLNDPSIQPENTWFDSICKYIYEKQKNEEVFLNNFYQSVAYKQLLRELDFHNAHDQDMPSLEHLTVFGGLMHSDSASDTNSGDIRFDETDDDEDGTSTVPTAPTSSTAFPPPITVDIKEEHDVRASAVVKKPSPSSLFPTTVNTIKHARSHSDCTGMFAAINDLNIEQLRQSSDCSSNDSGNEAPTAMPTSRRIPAPQLSDVVHRYADESSHQGQHHQTQHHHHHHHHHHQYKHKLSARIINTAIHCEGHYAVYAIQVHVIEDNHHKSWHIYRRYSKFLELKKLLVKRFPTLDRVPFPAKKTFQNTQRAVLEHRMEILNRFLAEICAKAELSEEMMAIIRNFLEPDTDDRKMHGGPVVKTIESLKSGMSKIRNMPDTLVGGISRMFVGKSSLKERSFYDIQDIPTLELKQSEYPALASALNLLDEVFDLQNKSQWLRRGLINRLLGAPWVSHATNKRIIQTASSLLAADKLESVLSSILNNVWPEGDRFNPTTPLREDSTRLRTKLAAKISLFALLSDDLKHVVGSVTCNSGLLNFFQMLQNKKLNTRLLLILFNRLLVVILQTENVTKHALLSSEASGAGNGAGTNGTDDTTTIRIGAPGMVAGSRKASRFS from the exons ATGGAGTTCAAGTACGCCAGCTGGATAGCGCTCAGCGCGGCTGTGTCGATCAATCTGTTCGGAATGTTCTGGGTCACGACGATGGTTATCGGTTTGGTGCTGTTCTTGCTCGG GTTTCTAACCATACTGTACTTACAACATAGCGATCTGGACAAATTTCTAGACAGTGGGCTGCTGGAGAATCCGCTCGATGAACCGAAATCGTTAGGACTCAGCATCG TTTGTGACCCTAAGCCCGGTAATTTGCTGCTCATTTCGCCCAACATCAAAGTGCAAACCGAATCTAACCGAAATGCGAAAGCGCCGCACCCGTCCGGTGCGGGCGACTCGTCCGTGGCCGGTGGCCACGGTACCCGCCGGCGCAACTTTCTCGATGCTGGAATCGAGCTGCTGTTCAAGAAGCGCGAACCACGTTCCAGCGCCGGTGAACCGCCGGCGAAGTCAAACACAATCACGGACCACCTTATGCACCGTGGCCATTTGCACTTCCACCAACGGGACCATCATACCATTTTAGATAACAGCCCCGAGGGAGGATCGCTTCATTCGACGACGGTGCCGCCCCCCACATCGCATCGGCAACCATCGCCCGGAGAGGAACGTAGCCGCTGGAGACCGTTCGAGAGCATTAAGATACACACGGACAAGCGGGCGACAAGCGGCCAGACAGACCACGAGCTGGACAAGCATCGGAGAAAAGATG TAGGCAATGTTTCCATCGGCGAAGAAGTGTCCGTTGCGTCGACTCCACTGTCCTCGTTTAAATCTTATCTTACGCATCCGGAGATTCTGctacaccaccaccgtcaCGATACACCGCCCGGCTcgccgaagaagaaaaagatccTGAGCGGTAACAAACCGGTCGACAAGCTGATACACACGATCCTCGATTATGTGGTGCGCGATTTCATCGACTCCTGGTACACGATCGTGTCGGACAATCGGGAATTTTCCGAGTGCAACATTCGCACCAGCATCGAGTCGCTCATTCTGCAAATCTGTCAACGCGTCCGGTCGGTCGACCTGCTTCCACTGATGACGACCCGCCTGATCGATGATCTAGCGAAGCATACACGCTTCTATCGACTTGCCACGCAGGAGGTAGCTAACAGTGCCAATAGCAAAAAGTCCTCAGGTACGGATCAGAAGCGCATCAAGATCCACGAGAAATTGTCTCCGCAGCGGCGCAGCCTCAAGGTGGAAGGTCACCGGCGCAACAAGAGCGAGACGGATCTTACCTGGCAGCTGGGTAATGCGGCAGTGCAGAAGAATGTGGCCAACTCACGGTTTTACAACCTGCCGGTCGATGAGCAATCGCTAATCGATCCGGACACGATGTTGCTAAACGCTTTCTTTGGCTTTTGTGAGGACTATCGCAGCGAGTGTATGGACGTGGAAGCGCTGGATGACTACTTCAAGCACGTGTCCGAAACGGTGCTTTACTTCGTGCTTCCGGAGGAGGACTTTAACTGTCTGACGTTGCGTACGCTGCTGTGCAACCTGCTCGCCAACAGCCTGCTGAAACCGATGTTTCACACGCTGGCGGATCCGGACTTTATTAACCTGCAGATCGCGAAACAGTTCACCAAGGATCCACCGGCGGGTGAGTTTTTGCTGAAGATGATCCGCCAGTCGACCGATCTGTCGGAGCTGCGTGCCTGCCGGCAGCTGATTACCAAAGAGATGGACGCAAAGTACAAGGATAGTAACTGTAGTGCCGAGCTGGCTAGTCTCAAGTACACGCAGAAGCTGATCGATCTGAGAATAAGCCATTTGCAGAACAACAAGAACG ACTTTGGCAAAACGGAACGAGATAAAGCTTCAACGAATTTACCACAGCTCAGCCTCGATGATATCTTGCGGAAGGAGCTGGCCGTGTTCTACTATCTGGACTATCTTAGTGTATTAAATCTGCAAAAGTATGTGATATTTTATCTCACCGCTCAAG AATGGAAGCTTAGTACCAGTCAATGTTACTCCGAGATGCAGGTGAACAAGTCAAAGTTAAGCCGAGAAGAACTACTGCGAAGCATCCGGGAAAAGGCGAGCAATCTGTATCAGGAG TATCTGCAACCCTCCTCACCCAACTACCTTAACATCGATCCGGGACTGATAGAGGCTCTCAATTTCCGGTTGAACGATCCGTCCATCCAGCCGGAAAACACGTGGTTCGATTCGATCTGCAAATACATCTACGAGAAGCAGAAAAACGAAGAAGTGTTCCTTAACAACTTCTACCAAAGTGTGGCCTACAAGCAGTTGCTGCGTGAGTTAGACTTTCACAACGCGCACGATCAGGATATGCCTTCGCTCGAACACCTAACCGTGTTCGGAGGGCTCATGCACAGTGATAGTGCAAGCGACACCAACAGCGGTGACATTCGTTTCGATGAAACAGACGACGATGAGGATGGGACGAGCACCGTACCGACCGCACCAACATCTTCCACTGCATTTCCACCACCCATTACGGTGGACATCAAAGAGGAGCACGATGTGAGGGCCAGCGCTGTGGTGAAGAAACCATCCCCGTCGAGCCTTTTCCCCACGACCGTGAACACGATCAAGCACGCCCGATCGCACAGTGACTGTACCGGGATGTTTGCAGCCATCAACGATCTCAACATCGAGCAGCTACGGCAATCGTCCGACTGTTCCAGCAACGATTCGGGCAATGAAGCGCCCACCGCGATGCCCACGAGTCGCCGAATCCCGGCACCGCAGCTGTCTGATGTTGTACATCGTTATGCGGACGAATCAAGTCATCAGGGTCAACACCATCAAAcccaacatcatcaccatcaccaccaccatcaccatcagtaTAAGCATAAACTGTCCGCACGGATCATTAACACGGCTATTCACTGCGAGGGGCATTACGCGGTGTACGCCATTCAGGTGCACGTGATCGAGGATAATCACCACAAGAGCTGGCACATCTATCGACGCTATTCGAAGTTTCTCGAGCTGAAGAAGCTGCTGGTGAAACGTTTCCCAACACTCGATCGCGTACCGTTTCCAGCGAAGAAAACGTTCCAAAACACACAGCGGGCCGTGCTGGAGCATCGGATGGAAATATTGAACCGTTTTCTGGCGGAGATCTGCGCGAAAGCGGAACTTTCCGAAGAGATGATGGCGATCATACGGAACTTCTTGGAACCGGACACGGACGACCGTAAGATGCATGGAGGACCGGTAGTAAAAACG ATCGAAAGTCTCAAGTCAGGCATGAGTAAGATTCGGAACATGCCGGACACGCTTGTCGGTGGCATTTCGAGGATGTTCGTGGGCAAAAGTTCGCTGAAAGAGCGCAGCTTCTACGACATACAGGACATTCCGACGCTCGAGCTGAAACAGTCCGAGTATCCGGCACTGGCATCGGCACTGAATCTGCTCGACGAGGTGTTCGATCTGCAGAACAAATCGCAATGGTTGCGCCGTGGGCTTATCAACCGACTGTTAGGTGCGCCTTGGGTTAGCCATGCGACCAACAAGCGCATTATACAGACGGCGAGTAGCCTGCTGGCCGCGGATAAGCTGGAATCGGTCCTGTCGTCGATACT CAATAACGTGTGGCCGGAAGGGGATCGTTTCAATCCAACTACTCCCCTGCGTGAGGATAGTACACGTTTGCGTACAAAACTGGCGGCCAAAATTTCCCTCTTCGCATTGCTGTCCGACGATCTGAAGCACGTGGTCGGTTCGGTGACGTGCAACAGTGGTCTGTTGAATTTCTTCCAAATGCTCCAAAACAAGAAGCTAAACACTCGGCTACTGCTGATCCTGTTCAACCGATTGTTGGTGGTGATCTTACAGACGGAGAACGTTACCAAACACGCTCTCCTGTCGTCTGAAGCTAGTGGAGCCGGCAATGGTGCTGGAACGAACGGCACCGACGATACGACAACGATACGCATCGGAGCACCGGGAATGGTGGCCGGATCGCGAAAAGCGTCCCGATTTTCGTGA